In Caproicibacterium amylolyticum, a genomic segment contains:
- a CDS encoding carbohydrate ABC transporter permease encodes MTNSAKVKPVKSQTGLDKYNRVKPVTNVVFNIIFIVLVLVAVVPILFMVSISFSDEKMIQQFGYQFIPKSFSAAGYQFLFQQSGTILKALSISLFVTVVGTVIGVLLTTTMGYVLSRPKYRLKKFMTWLVFIPMIFNGGLVATYFVIGNMIGLKNTLWALILPLAVSSFNVIICKTFFLGSLPEAIVESAKIDGASQLRIFFNIVIPISLPVVATIALFLCFGYWNDWFQSMLYIDDQRMYSLQALLNQIMGQVEYLAQNATSMGVSAAQIAANMPKESARMAIAVLIVLPIACAYPFFQKYFISGLTVGAVKG; translated from the coding sequence ATGACAAATTCAGCAAAAGTAAAACCGGTAAAAAGCCAGACCGGCCTGGATAAATACAACCGCGTAAAGCCGGTAACGAATGTTGTTTTTAACATTATCTTTATTGTGTTGGTGCTGGTTGCGGTTGTTCCGATTCTGTTTATGGTGTCTATTTCTTTTTCAGATGAAAAAATGATTCAGCAGTTCGGTTATCAGTTCATTCCAAAGTCGTTTTCCGCAGCGGGCTATCAGTTCCTGTTTCAGCAGAGCGGCACTATTTTGAAAGCGCTGAGCATTTCTCTGTTTGTGACCGTTGTAGGTACGGTAATCGGCGTGCTACTGACAACCACAATGGGTTATGTGCTTTCCCGCCCGAAGTACCGGCTGAAAAAGTTTATGACGTGGCTGGTCTTTATCCCCATGATTTTTAACGGCGGTTTGGTTGCCACTTATTTTGTAATCGGCAACATGATTGGTCTGAAAAATACACTTTGGGCATTGATTTTGCCGCTGGCGGTTTCTTCGTTCAACGTTATCATCTGTAAAACGTTTTTCTTGGGTTCCCTGCCGGAAGCGATTGTGGAATCCGCAAAGATTGATGGCGCAAGCCAGCTGCGTATTTTCTTCAATATCGTAATTCCGATTTCCCTGCCGGTGGTTGCAACCATTGCATTGTTCTTGTGCTTTGGCTACTGGAACGACTGGTTCCAGTCCATGCTGTACATAGATGACCAGCGGATGTACTCCCTGCAGGCGCTGCTCAATCAGATTATGGGGCAGGTCGAGTACCTTGCGCAGAACGCGACTTCCATGGGCGTAAGTGCAGCGCAGATTGCTGCCAATATGCCGAAGGAATCTGCCCGTATGGCGATTGCGGTGCTGATTGTGCTGCCGATTGCCTGTGCGTACCCCTTCTTCCAGAAATACTTTATTTCCGGTCTTACCGTTGGTGCCGTAAAGGGCTGA